A region of Kineococcus rhizosphaerae DNA encodes the following proteins:
- a CDS encoding phage holin family protein has translation MTTLNDRPVGAPERTIGQLVADATKDMTELVRYEIALAKAEITADVKNGAFGGALFAVAGVFGFVAFVFLGVTVAFALHEGAGWDVWLSFLVVAAAMLVVAGLAAAIGFGRIKQVRPPERTIRTTKDSIAAVKAAATGKPVAKTITGAPGARSIGH, from the coding sequence ATGACCACCCTGAACGACCGTCCCGTCGGGGCTCCCGAACGCACGATCGGTCAGCTCGTGGCCGACGCGACGAAGGACATGACCGAACTCGTCCGCTACGAGATCGCCCTCGCCAAGGCCGAGATCACCGCCGACGTGAAGAACGGCGCCTTCGGCGGTGCCCTGTTCGCCGTCGCCGGTGTCTTCGGGTTCGTCGCCTTCGTCTTCCTCGGGGTGACCGTCGCCTTCGCCCTGCACGAGGGCGCCGGCTGGGACGTCTGGCTGAGCTTCCTCGTCGTCGCCGCCGCGATGCTCGTCGTCGCCGGCCTGGCCGCCGCGATCGGGTTCGGCCGCATCAAGCAGGTCCGCCCGCCCGAGCGCACCATCCGCACCACCAAGGACAGCATCGCCGCCGTCAAGGCGGCCGCGACCGGCAAGCCCGTCGCCAAGACCATCACCGGCGCCCCGGGCGCGCGCAGCATCGGGCACTGA
- a CDS encoding MarP family serine protease has protein sequence MSASDVLDVVLLVLLLAQVVAGYREGLLVGAAGFVGLVGGAAVGVVALPRVVAGWDSGLQRTLAVVVGTVVLAVLGRVLLSLVAARVRAVVRWAPARFLDALLGAVAGGVATLLVVWVVAGAARQAPLPRIAQTVTGSRVVTAVDDVVPASTGDLLSRFWSAAQASGFPRVFTGLTPEPIAPVAQPPANAPEALQRPLASVVKVTGVADSCRRGLEGSGFVVADSGGSARVVTNAHVVAGVERPEVQPGGQGRRYAATVVAFDADRDLAVLDVPGLSAPVLPRAPELVAGDAAVVVGFPLDGDYQAVPARVRQLLRAQGRDIHDTRDVVREVYSVAATVQPGNSGGPLLTEDGRVAGVVFAKSLDDPDTGYVLAPVELDAVLAEAGSSTAPVGTGACTA, from the coding sequence GTGAGCGCGTCGGACGTGCTGGACGTCGTGCTGCTCGTCCTGCTGCTCGCGCAGGTCGTCGCCGGCTACCGGGAGGGTCTGCTCGTCGGCGCGGCCGGGTTCGTGGGCCTGGTGGGTGGGGCGGCCGTGGGGGTCGTGGCCCTGCCCCGGGTGGTGGCCGGCTGGGACTCCGGGCTGCAGCGGACGCTGGCGGTGGTCGTGGGGACGGTCGTGCTGGCCGTGCTCGGCCGGGTGCTGCTGAGCCTGGTGGCGGCGCGGGTGCGCGCCGTCGTGCGCTGGGCGCCGGCGCGGTTCCTCGACGCGCTCCTGGGGGCCGTCGCGGGCGGGGTGGCGACGCTGCTCGTGGTGTGGGTCGTCGCGGGGGCGGCCCGGCAGGCGCCGTTGCCGCGCATCGCGCAGACCGTGACGGGCTCGCGGGTCGTCACGGCCGTCGACGACGTCGTGCCGGCCTCGACCGGGGACCTGCTGTCCCGCTTCTGGTCCGCGGCCCAGGCCAGCGGGTTCCCGCGGGTCTTCACGGGTCTGACGCCCGAGCCCATCGCGCCCGTGGCGCAGCCGCCCGCGAACGCCCCCGAGGCCCTGCAGCGGCCCCTGGCGAGCGTCGTGAAGGTCACGGGCGTGGCGGACAGCTGCCGCCGGGGCCTGGAGGGCAGCGGGTTCGTCGTGGCGGACTCCGGCGGGTCGGCCCGGGTGGTGACGAACGCGCACGTCGTGGCGGGCGTCGAGCGGCCGGAGGTGCAGCCGGGTGGGCAGGGGCGGCGGTACGCGGCGACCGTCGTCGCCTTCGACGCCGACCGCGACCTGGCCGTCCTGGACGTCCCGGGCCTGTCGGCGCCGGTCCTGCCGCGCGCGCCCGAGCTCGTCGCGGGGGACGCGGCCGTCGTCGTGGGCTTCCCCCTGGACGGTGACTACCAGGCCGTCCCGGCCCGGGTGCGCCAGCTCCTGCGCGCGCAGGGCCGCGACATCCACGACACCCGCGACGTCGTGCGCGAGGTCTACTCGGTGGCGGCGACGGTCCAGCCCGGCAACTCCGGGGGGCCGCTGCTGACCGAGGACGGGCGGGTCGCGGGCGTGGTGTTCGCCAAGTCCCTCGACGACCCGGACACGGGCTACGTCCTGGCCCCCGTCGAGCTCGACGCGGTCCTGGCGGAAGCGGGCTCGTCCACCGCGCCCGTGGGCACGGGCGCCTGCACGGCCTAG
- a CDS encoding alpha/beta hydrolase, translating into MISTPATDVSAVLVEGPWRHRLVAAHGARFHIAELGEGPLVLLLHDFPQFWWAWRSQLVALASAGYRTVAMDLRGYGASDKPPRGYDTPTSAADVAAVVRALGERDAVVVGLGMGGRTAWALPSLHPEQVRGVVVVGAGHPLLTGHVLRDRLGRATGFDTTRTAFWRQLPALPERSLLTGDGVERVLRERSGPAWPGPADVARYAEAIRVPFVAHSALEYHRWIARSAVRADGRRLAAALRAGVEVPVLQVRGELDPTVSRRTLHAAADYAHGPHRVEEVPGVGHYVPEEAPDHLAALLAGWLARW; encoded by the coding sequence CTGATCAGCACGCCCGCCACGGACGTCTCGGCCGTCCTCGTCGAGGGGCCGTGGCGGCACCGCCTGGTCGCCGCGCACGGCGCGCGGTTCCACATCGCCGAGCTCGGTGAGGGACCGCTCGTCCTGCTGCTGCACGACTTCCCGCAGTTCTGGTGGGCGTGGCGGTCCCAGCTCGTGGCGCTGGCCTCCGCCGGCTACCGCACCGTCGCGATGGACCTGCGGGGGTACGGAGCCTCCGACAAGCCCCCGCGCGGGTACGACACCCCGACGTCGGCGGCCGACGTGGCCGCCGTCGTGCGGGCCCTGGGCGAACGCGACGCCGTCGTCGTGGGCCTGGGGATGGGCGGTCGCACCGCCTGGGCGCTGCCGTCGCTGCACCCCGAGCAGGTCCGCGGCGTCGTCGTCGTCGGTGCCGGGCACCCCCTGCTGACCGGGCACGTCCTGCGCGACCGCCTCGGGCGGGCCACCGGCTTCGACACCACCCGCACCGCCTTCTGGCGGCAGCTGCCCGCCCTGCCCGAACGGTCCCTGCTGACCGGTGACGGCGTCGAGCGCGTCCTGCGGGAGCGCTCCGGCCCGGCCTGGCCGGGCCCCGCGGACGTCGCCCGCTACGCCGAGGCGATCCGCGTCCCGTTCGTCGCCCACTCCGCGCTGGAGTACCACCGCTGGATCGCGCGCTCGGCCGTGCGCGCCGACGGCCGGCGACTCGCCGCGGCCCTGCGCGCGGGCGTCGAGGTCCCCGTCCTGCAGGTGCGGGGGGAGCTGGACCCCACGGTCTCGCGGCGCACCCTGCACGCCGCCGCGGACTACGCGCACGGCCCGCACCGCGTCGAGGAGGTCCCCGGCGTCGGCCACTACGTGCCCGAGGAGGCTCCCGACCACCTCGCCGCCCTCCTCGCGGGGTGGCTCGCCCGCTGGTGA
- a CDS encoding endonuclease/exonuclease/phosphatase family protein: protein MRNRPRRPLAATVVATGVVAAGAAVVGAPEWFGLAGQRPFLWTVPFRVPVGVGLAGLAAVTGLTGVRWRRALPAATVLAVAAAGSLGATAARGVSAGDLPVARAGDVTFLAANVLMARADPDAVARLAVDGAADAVSLPESTQPYADDVAARIEARTGTGVQVFYRRDREGGYGTALLVSQRLGEYRATGELTDGLKAVVTAEPVSGDGPVLAAAHTAAPVPQLVGDWTLEVRAVADWCARTPGALLAGDLNATLDHPGLHLRGSCVDAGEQTGTGARGTWPAKYPAVVGATIDHSLADGNRWRAVGSRVAALPGSDHRALLARWRPVDRT, encoded by the coding sequence GTGCGCAACCGCCCCCGTCGCCCGCTCGCCGCAACCGTCGTCGCGACGGGGGTGGTCGCCGCCGGCGCCGCCGTCGTCGGGGCCCCGGAGTGGTTCGGGCTGGCGGGGCAGCGGCCGTTCCTGTGGACCGTCCCGTTCCGCGTCCCCGTCGGGGTCGGGCTGGCGGGGCTGGCCGCCGTCACGGGCCTGACGGGGGTCCGCTGGCGCCGCGCCCTGCCCGCCGCGACGGTCCTCGCCGTCGCCGCGGCCGGCTCGCTCGGTGCCACCGCCGCCCGCGGGGTCTCGGCCGGGGACCTGCCCGTCGCGCGCGCCGGGGACGTGACGTTCCTGGCCGCCAACGTCCTCATGGCCCGGGCCGACCCCGACGCCGTCGCCCGGCTCGCCGTGGACGGCGCCGCCGACGCGGTGTCGCTGCCGGAGTCGACGCAGCCGTACGCCGACGACGTCGCGGCGCGCATCGAGGCCCGCACCGGCACCGGCGTGCAGGTGTTCTACCGCCGCGACCGCGAGGGGGGTTACGGGACCGCGCTGCTCGTCTCGCAGCGGCTGGGGGAGTACCGCGCCACCGGGGAGCTCACCGACGGTCTCAAGGCCGTCGTCACCGCCGAGCCCGTCTCCGGCGACGGCCCCGTGCTCGCCGCCGCGCACACCGCCGCGCCCGTCCCGCAGCTCGTCGGGGACTGGACGCTCGAGGTGCGGGCCGTCGCCGACTGGTGCGCCCGCACCCCCGGGGCGCTGCTCGCCGGAGACCTCAACGCCACCCTCGACCACCCGGGCCTGCACCTGCGGGGGTCCTGCGTCGACGCCGGCGAGCAGACCGGGACGGGGGCCCGCGGGACGTGGCCCGCGAAGTACCCCGCCGTCGTCGGGGCCACCATCGACCACTCCCTGGCCGACGGGAACCGCTGGCGCGCCGTCGGTTCGCGCGTCGCGGCCCTGCCCGGCAGCGACCACCGGGCGCTCCTCGCCCGGTGGCGTCCGGTCGACCGGACGTGA
- the acs gene encoding acetate--CoA ligase has protein sequence MTTEPTTQQDSGAPISPDPAFAAQAVAQADLYERAAADRLGFWAEQAREHVTWDTDFTDVLDWSNPPFAKWFVGGRLNVAVNCVDRHVAAGNGDRVAIHFEGEPGDTRTVTYAELHEQVQRAANALTALGVQAGDRVAIYLPMLVESVVAMLACARLGAAHSVVFGGFSADALNSRINDAEAKLVITCDGSYRRGKPTTLKPAVDAALAKGAPSVTNVLVVQRNGEAVDWVEGRDVWWHEALEAAAPQHEAESFDAENPLFILYTSGTTGKPKGILHTSGGYLVQTAYTTKNVFDVEPERDVYWCTADIGWVTGHSYIVYGPLANGLTQVVYEGTPDTPDKDRWWSIVEKYRVSVLYTAPTAIRTCMKWGEEFPARHDLSSLRVLGSVGENINPEAWNWYRRVIGAGRTPIADTWWQTETGAQMIAPLPGVTALKAGSAQVPLPGIVAEVVDDAGEPVPHGQPGYLVLTEPWPAMLRGIWGDEQRFKDTYWARFPGRYFAGDGAKRDDDGDIWLLGRVDDVMNVSGHRLSTAEIESALVSHPDVAEAAVVGATDETTGQAVVAFVILRGGHEQGPGTVADLRNHVAGQIGPIAKPRSIMVVAELPKTRSGKIMRRLLRDVAEHRQPGDVTTLTDSSVMDAITAGMGAALQD, from the coding sequence GTGACCACCGAGCCGACCACCCAGCAGGATTCGGGTGCGCCCATCAGCCCCGACCCGGCCTTCGCCGCGCAGGCCGTGGCCCAGGCGGACCTGTACGAGCGGGCGGCCGCCGACCGGCTGGGCTTCTGGGCCGAGCAGGCCCGCGAGCACGTCACCTGGGACACCGACTTCACCGACGTCCTGGACTGGTCGAACCCGCCGTTCGCGAAGTGGTTCGTCGGCGGGAGGTTGAACGTGGCGGTGAACTGCGTCGACCGCCACGTCGCGGCCGGCAACGGTGACCGCGTCGCCATCCACTTCGAGGGCGAACCGGGCGACACGCGGACGGTGACGTACGCCGAGCTGCACGAGCAGGTCCAGCGCGCCGCGAACGCCCTGACCGCCCTCGGTGTCCAGGCCGGGGACCGGGTCGCGATCTACCTGCCGATGCTGGTGGAGTCCGTCGTGGCGATGCTCGCCTGCGCCCGCCTCGGGGCGGCGCACTCGGTGGTGTTCGGCGGGTTCTCCGCCGACGCCCTGAACTCGCGCATCAACGACGCCGAGGCCAAGCTCGTCATCACCTGCGACGGGTCCTACCGGCGCGGTAAGCCCACCACCCTCAAACCCGCCGTCGACGCGGCCCTGGCCAAGGGCGCCCCCAGCGTCACCAACGTCCTGGTCGTCCAGCGCAACGGCGAGGCCGTCGACTGGGTCGAGGGCCGCGACGTGTGGTGGCACGAGGCGCTCGAAGCCGCTGCGCCGCAGCACGAAGCGGAGTCCTTCGACGCCGAGAACCCGCTGTTCATCCTCTACACCTCCGGCACCACCGGCAAACCCAAGGGCATCCTGCACACCTCCGGCGGGTACCTCGTCCAGACCGCGTACACGACGAAGAACGTGTTCGACGTGGAACCCGAGCGCGACGTGTACTGGTGCACCGCCGACATCGGCTGGGTCACCGGGCACTCCTACATCGTCTACGGCCCGCTGGCCAACGGCCTGACGCAGGTCGTCTACGAAGGGACCCCGGACACCCCCGACAAGGACCGCTGGTGGTCCATCGTGGAGAAGTACCGCGTCAGCGTCCTGTACACCGCGCCGACGGCGATCCGCACCTGCATGAAGTGGGGCGAGGAGTTCCCCGCCCGCCACGACCTGAGCTCGCTGCGGGTGCTGGGCAGCGTCGGGGAGAACATCAACCCCGAGGCGTGGAACTGGTACCGCCGCGTCATCGGCGCCGGCCGCACCCCCATCGCGGACACCTGGTGGCAGACCGAGACGGGCGCGCAGATGATCGCCCCGCTGCCCGGCGTCACCGCCCTCAAGGCCGGCTCCGCGCAGGTCCCGCTGCCCGGGATCGTGGCCGAGGTCGTCGACGACGCCGGCGAGCCCGTCCCGCACGGCCAGCCCGGCTACCTGGTGCTCACCGAGCCGTGGCCGGCGATGCTGCGCGGCATCTGGGGCGACGAGCAGCGGTTCAAGGACACCTACTGGGCGCGGTTCCCGGGCCGCTACTTCGCCGGCGACGGCGCCAAGCGCGACGACGACGGCGACATCTGGCTGCTGGGCCGCGTCGACGACGTCATGAACGTCTCCGGCCACCGGCTGTCGACCGCCGAGATCGAGTCCGCGCTCGTCTCGCACCCCGACGTGGCCGAGGCCGCGGTCGTGGGCGCCACCGACGAGACGACCGGGCAGGCCGTCGTCGCCTTCGTCATCCTGCGGGGCGGGCACGAGCAGGGGCCGGGCACCGTCGCGGACCTGCGCAACCACGTCGCCGGCCAGATCGGGCCCATCGCCAAGCCCAGGTCGATCATGGTCGTGGCCGAGCTGCCCAAGACCCGCTCGGGCAAGATCATGCGCCGGCTGCTGCGCGACGTGGCCGAGCACCGCCAGCCCGGCGACGTGACGACCCTGACCGACTCCTCGGTCATGGACGCCATCACCGCGGGCATGGGCGCAGCTCTCCAGGACTGA